The genomic DNA AGGTACGGGCCGTAGCGGCCGTTCTGCGCGGTGATCTCGTTGCCCTCGGCGTCGTTGCCGACCACCCGGGGCAGCGAGAGCAGGCGCAGCGCGTCCTCCAGGGTGACGGTGTCCAGGGACATCGTCTTGAAGAGCGAGGCGGTGCGCGGCTTGACCGCGTTCTTGCCGGTCTTCGGGGTGCCCTCGGGCAGCACCTCGGTGACGTACGGGCCGTACCGGCCGTCCTTGGCGACCAGCGGGTTGCCGCTGACCGGGTCGGTGCCGAGGGCACGCTCGCCGCTGGGCTTGGCCAGCAGCTCCTCGGCCAGCTCGACGGTCAGCTCGTCCGGCGGCAGGTCGTCCGGGATGTCGGCGCGCCGGCCGGCCTCGCCCTCGACCTCGGACACCTTCTCCACGTACGGGCCGTACCGGCCGACGCGCAGCACCAGGCCCTCGGCGATCGGGAAGGAGCTGATTTCCCGGGCGTCGATCGCACCGAGGTCGGTGACCAGTTCCTTGAGGCCGCCGAGGTGGTCGCCGTCGCCGTTGCCGGCCTCCGCGGCGGTGCCGGCGCCCTCGCCCTCTCCGAAGTAGAAGCGCTTCAGCCACGGCACGGACTCGGCCTGGCCGGCCGCGATCCGGTCGAGGTCGTCCTCCATCTTGGCGGTGAAGTCGTAGTCGACCAGCCGGCCGAAGTGCTTCTCCAGCAGGTTCACGACCGCGAAGGAGAGGAAGGACGGGACGAGCGCCGTGCCCTTCTTGAACACGTACTTGCGGTTGATGATCGTGTCGATGATCGACGCGTAGGTCGACGGACGGCCGATCTCGCGGTCTTCCAGCTCCTTGACCAGCGAGGCCTCGGTGTAGCGGGCCGGCGGCTTGGTGGCGTGGCCCTCCGGGGTGAGCCGGTCGGCGGCCAGCGGGTCGCCCTCGGTGACCTGGGGGAGCCGGCGCTCGCGGTCGTCCAGCTCGGCGTTCGGGTCGTCCGCGCCCTCGACGTAGGCCTTGAGGAAGCCGTGGAAGGTGATGATCTTGCCGGACGCGGAGAACTCGACGTCCCGGCCGTCGGCCGAGCGGCCGCCGACCCGGACGGTCACCGACTGGCCGACCGCGTCCTTCATCTGGGAGGCGACGGTGCGCATCCAGATCAGCTCGTACAGGCGGAAGTCGTCGCCCGCCAGGCCGGTCTCCGCCGGGGTGCGGAAGCGGTCGCCGGAGGGGCGGATCGCCTCGTGCGCCTCCTGGGCGTTCTTCACCTTGGACGCGTAGGTGCGCGGCGCGTCCGGCAGGTAGTCGGCCCCGTACAGCTGGGTGACCTGGGCGCGGGCGGCGGAGATCGCGGTGTCCGACAGCGTGGTGGAGTCGGTACGCATATAGGTGATGAAGCCGTTCTCGTACAGCTTCTGCGCGACCTGCATCGTCCGCTTGGCGCCGAAGCCCAGCTTGCGGCTGGCCTCCTGCTGCAGCGTGGTGGTGCGGAACGGCGCGTACGGCGAGCGGCGGTACGGCTTCGACTCGACGCTGCGCACCGAGAACGCGGTCTGCTCCAGGGCGGCGGCCAGCGCGCGGGCGGCCTGCTCGTCCAGGTGCAGGGTGTTGGCGGTCTTCAGCTGACCGTCCTGGCCGAAGTCGCGGCCGGTGGCGATCCGCTTGCCGTCCACGCCGACCAGGCGGGCGCCGAAGGACTCCGGGTTGGCGGCGTCTGCGGCGGTCCGGCCGGTGGCGAAGGTGGCGATCAGGTCCCAGTACGAGGCGGAGCGGAACGCCATCCGCTCCCGCTCGCGCTCCACCACCAGGCGGGTCGCGACGGACTGCACACGGCCTGCCGAGAGCTTCGGCATGACCTTCTTCCACAGCACCGGCGAGACCTCGTAGCCGTAGAGGCGGTCGAGGATGCGGCGGGTCTCCTGGGCGTCGACCAGGCGCTGGTTGAGGTCGCGCGGGTTGCGCACCGCCTCCTGGATCGCGTCCTTGGTGATCTCGTGGAAGACCATCCGGTGCACCGGCACCTTGGGCTTCAGGACTTCCTGCAGGTGCCACGCGATGGCCTCGCCCTCGCGGTCCTCATCGGTGGCGAGGTAGAGCTCGTCGGACTCCTTGAGAAGCGACTTGAGCTTGGTGACCTGCGACTTCTTGTCCGGGTTGACCACGTAGATCGGGGCGAAGTCGTGCTCGACGTCCACGCCGAGGCGACGGACCTCACCCGTGTACTCGTCCGGGACCTCGGCGGCCGTACCGGGCAGGTCGCGGATGTGCCCGACGCTGGCCTCGACGATGTAGCCGGGGCCGAGGTAGCCCTTGATCGTCTTGGCCTTGGCCGGCGACTCGACGATGACGAGTCGCTTGCCGTGCGCGGTCTCGCTGCTCGGGGACACCTTCGCTCTTCTCTCCCGGATCGTTTACGTCTGCTCCTGGGCTGCCGCTCAGCGACGGCCCCACCAGCGGAGTGTGACCGTACCCTGGCCACCCTTGTCAAACGGACGGATCCCGCTTTTTCACCGGCAAGGCCGACCGACGCCACTCGAACGGTAACCCGATGATGCTCGTCCGCGCCGCGTGGAGCGGATTCCGGGGTGTCCGGAAATCAAGGATCCGTACAGAACCGGCCGGCAGAAACAGGACAACCGCCTGGAAGAATGCGGTTCCCGGAAGGTCAGCGGGCCACCGTGGCCAGCAGCGTCGCCCCGCCCGCCAGCGCGGCGATGCCCAGCAGCGACCAGAACAGATCCGCCGGCACGGTCGGGACGTCCTCGTGCGCGGCCAGCACCACCCGGCTCGGCCGACGCGGATCGTACGCGACCTGCACCAGCGCGCCCGGCACCAGCCGCAACGGCCGCCGCAGCGGAGTGTGACCGCGGGGCCGCGCCAGCACCGACCGGCTCGGTCCCGACCCCTCCTCGACCGCCCGCAGCTCGCACCCGCCGACCGGCCGCCTCCGCTCGGTGCCCCCGGCCCCCGCGCCGGCGGCCGGGGTGGCGCCGGGCAACCTCCCTCCGGCCGGGGCAGCACCGGGCAGCGGTCCTCCAGCCACCGCGCCGTCCAGCGCGGTGTACGCCAGCAGCGGGCTACTGTCGAGCGTGCCGAAGCCCTCGTCGGGCCGCATGCCGTACGGATCGACATCGGCGACCACCCGGGCGGTGGCCGGAATGCCATGGCGGCGGAGCCGGTGGCGAAGACGCAGTTCCACGGCGCACCAGAGCAGGAGTGCGCCGCCGAAAAGGGTCAGGACCACCCCGCCTGCCAGCGCCGTCGGCGTCTCCATCCCCGGTCCCCTCCCTGCCGGCCCGTGCTGTCCACAGCCTGTGGACAGCACGTTCGCAGCCGGTGGACAACCCCGGACCGACGTTCGACGTCCTGCGGGGAACGCCCAGGAGACGGATGGGTGAACGGCCGCCACCCCGCTCGCGTCACGGACCGGCGCCGACCGTCACAGACCTGCCCCCGCCGTCACAGCCACGCAACCGCCACGCAACCGCGGCAACCGCCCCCGGGCCCGCCGCCGTGTGCACGGACAGGTACCGCGCCACCGCCGAACCACCGGCGAACGGCCGTCGAACCACCCGTCGAACCGCCGCGCCTCCAGGGGGACTCCAGCCATGGCCACCACCGCCCACCGCCTGCTCACCACCACCGCGCTGCTCGCCACCGCCGTCCTCGCCCTGACCGCCTGCGACGCGGACGACCCCGCCCCCGGCACGGCAGCGGCCACGGCTTCCGCCTCGGGGCCGGCCGCGGCCACCGCCTCGCCGTCCGGCAGCGCCACTGCCGCTGCCACCGCCTCCGGGAAGGCCGTGGGCGCCACCGGCACGCCCTCCGCGCGGGCCACCAAGTCCGCTGCCGGCGCCGCCTCTACCGGAGCCGGTGCCGGTGCCGGTGCCGGTGCCGGTGCCGGTGCTGGCAAGGCGGCGCCGAGCCAGGACTGCACCGCCGCGGCCCAGCGCCCGGGCCACAAGGTGATCAACGCCACGTCCGCGACAACCACCCGGCTGACCGCCACCGCGACCGCCTTCGTCTGCGGACCGGAGGTCGAGAACGACGGCTACTGGACCCCGGTCGGCGCCGCCGGCCCGTACGCCTTCGCCCCCGGCGCCACCGCCGAACTGGTCACCCTCGCAGGCCCCGTCACCACCGCCACGGTGCCGCTCACCACCCTGGTCCAGCACGTCAACGACTGCGCGGCGCACCACGAGCCGCCCGCCCCGTACAGCTGCTTCGGCGGCAACTACGACATCACCGTCGACGGGGCAGGTCACATCACCAAGGTCTCCGAGCTCTTCCACCCCTGACGGCACGGGTCCACCTGACGGCGCGGGCAGATTTCCCCGGCGGGCACCCGCCCGCCCGGCCTCAGACCGCGGGCTCGATGAAGCCCTGCTCCGTGAGCAGCCGCAGCGACTCCGGAACCCGGTCGCGCAGCACCACCTTCTCCTCGCCGAGCAACTGGGCGATCGCGTCCACGATCTCACCGGCCGCCAGGGTGCCGTCGCAGACGCCGACGAACCCGGCACCGACCGTGTCCACCTTGGTCGCCCGCCGCATGCCCCGGTTGTGACGCAGGATCACGTGCTCGGGGTCCTCCGCGCCGGGCGCGCCGACCTGCTCCTGCACCACCTCGTCCGCCAGCACGAACCGGGCCGCCAGCAGGCCCGCGTCGTCGTGCTCGCGCAGGAAGTCCTGGCGGGCGAACCAGCTCTCGATGTGCGGACCGAGCGGCTGCTCGACCGGGTGCGGCCACTCCTCGATCCGGACCGTCGGGTCCGAGGCGCCGCTCGCCCGCAGGGTGATCCAGCCGAAGCCGATGCCCTCCACGCCCGCCGCCTCGAAGGTGTCCAGCCACTCGCCGTAGCGGTCCTGGTAGTCGGAGCCGGGGCCGCGGTGGTCGCCGCCGTCGCGCAGCCACAGCTCCGCGTACTGAGCGGCGTCCTGCACCTCCCGCTGCACCACCCAGGCGTCCAGGCCGGTGCCGGCGACCCAGCCGGCCAACCGCTCCTGCCAGTCCTCGCCCTTGACGTGCTGCCAGTTCGCCAGCAGGTGGCAGTACCCGCCCGGCTCCAGGTGCGCGGCCGCGCCCCGGACCACCGACCGGCACAGCTCGTCCCCGGCCATCCCGCCGTCCCGGTAGGTGAACCGCCCGGCGGGCGAGATCACGAACGGCGGGTTCGACACGATCAGGTCGAACCGGCGGTCCCCGACCGGCTCGAACAGGCTCCCCTCGGCCGTCGCGGTGTTCTCGAACCCGGAGAGCGCCAGCGTCAGCCGGGTGAAGTGCAGGGCCCTCGGGTTCAGGTCGGTGGCCGTGACCCGCTGGGCGTGCCGAGCGGCGTGCAGCGCCTGCACACCGGACCCGGAGCCCAGGTCCAGCGCCTCCCGCACCGGTCGGCGCACCGTCAGATTGGCCAGCGTGGTGGAGGCTCCGCCGACGCCGAGCACCAGGTCGCGGCGTGCGATCCCGGCCGCCGTCTCCCCGGAACCGATCCCGCCGGCCCCGCCCACCGCACACCCCAGGTCGGACACCACCCAGGCATCCGCACTCGGCAGCCCCGCCACCTCGTTGGCGTACGGCCGCACGTCCACGGTCGCCCGGACCTGCTCGCCGTCGCGCACCAGCCACCCGTCGGCCAGGCAGTCCTCGACCGGCAGCGCCACCGCGGCGGCCGCGTACGGCACCGGCTGCTGCAGCAGGAACAGCAGCACCAGCGTCTCCAACGGCGAACCACCCCTGGTCGCCCGGAGCGCCGGCACCGCCTCGCTCCGCGCCAACGCCGCGTACGCCGTGGGACCGAGCAGGTCCAGGCAGCCGTCAGCGGTGAACGACGCGGCGAGCAGCGCCTCACGCAGCTTCGCCAGCCGGCTGGAGTCGAGAACGGGAGCGGGGGCAACGGGGCTACTGGTCACCCCGCCATTCTCCCCCCACCCGACCGCCCGACCACCCACCCCGCCGCGCCGCGCCGCTCCCCGCGGCGCTGGACGGTCCGGCCGTACGAGCAGCCGCTTGCCCCTCCGACCCGCAGGCGCCCGATGGGCGCCGTGGACCGCGGACGGCCGCACGGAACGGGCTGGCCGTCGAAGCGGGCCGGCCGTCGAAGCGGCCGTGGCAGGGATTCAGAGCCTCGGAAGCCCTCCCCCGGACCGGGCAGGCCGCCACGGCCACCAGGAGCGGCTCGGCAGTCGGCCTGCGAACCAGGTCCTGGGAGCCAGCCGGCACCGACGTGGATGGCCGCACCGTCCGCCGGACGGCCCCTGCCCCGCGTCAGCCGGAGGCGCTGGCGCTCGCGCTCGGCTTCGCCGAACCGGAGGCCGCCGGGGCCGCCCCGCCGGACTGCGCAGCCGACGGCGACGGGCCTGCGCCGGCGCTGGCTCCGGCACTCGCGTCCGCCCCGGTCCCGGTCCCGGTCCCGGTCCCGGTCCCGGTCCCGGACGCCGCCGGCGCGCTGGCCTTGCAGCCGGGCTGCTTCTTGATCGCGTCACCCAGCGCACCGCTCTGCAGCTTCTGCATCGCCTGCGTGGACTGCTGCGACAGCTGCTGCACCTGGTCACCCACACTCCGCAGACCGTCGGCGAACTTCGCCTGGTCCGCGGTGGGAAGCCCGTCCAGCTTCTTCTGCGCCTCCTGGTAGCCCTGAGCAGCCTGCCGCAGCTCGCCGACGGCGTCCTGCTGCAGCTTTGCGCCGTCGTCGACCTTCGGCGCCCCGGCCTTGTCCACGGCGTCGGCGAGCTGCTGGCTGCTCGCGCCGAGCGTGGCGAGACCGGCCGAGAGCCGCTTCTGCAGGTCGGCCGGGGCCTCGCCCGGTATCACCTTGGTGCTGTCGGCGAGGGCCGCCCGGGACTTGGCGGTCGGGTCCTGCGCCGCGTCGCAGACGCTCTTCGCCCAGCCGTTCAGCTGCTCGGAGTCGTCGCCGCTGCACGCAACGGCGCCGAACGCGAGCAGCGCTCCGAGCGCGGAGACGGTCAGCAGTCGCTTGTTCACCGGAGGCCCCTTCGGTATCGGACGTCGACCAGCGAACCTACACGGCCGCCGCGGCGCGCCGCCCGGCAGCCGCCGGAACCCGTCCTGCTCCCCTGCTCAGCCGTGCCCGCGCTCCGCCCGGCTGCACTTCGGCCCAAGGCCGGTCTCGGGTCGCTCTCAGGCGCGCTCGACCCTGATCGAGTCGCCGCTGCGGACCGTCCGCAGCACCTGCGGGTCCTGGTCCAGGGTGCCGAGCACGTTGCAGGCGCTGGCGAGCCGGCACTCACCGTCACGCGAGACGGGTGTGGGACCGAAGGGCAGCGCCAGGCTGTCGCCGTCCGTCCAGAACGCGACCGTCCCGGGCTCGACCACCTGCTCGGCGTCCGGCTCCCGCTCGACGTTGATCGCGGTGTCGAAGTAGACCTCTTCGCCCCAGGTGTTGGCGCGCGAGGCGATCGGCAGCGCTGCCCAGAGCGCCTCGGCGGTGGGCGTCGACGGCAGTTCGGCAGTCGCCTGCCCGGCGGGCCACAGGATGCGTATCCGCATGGGTTCCTCTTCCGTACCTCTCGAACCGAATCCGGTCGCGCCGAGAGCAGGGAACCGCCATATTCAACAATTTGTCAACCGGCAGGGGGTGGTCAACCCGGGAGTGTCGGCCCCGCCGGCGTCCGGTTCGGAGGGACTCAGACCTCGACGGTGGCCGTCGACACCGGCCAGCTCATCCGGATCACGCCGCCGTCGGAACCCTTGCCGACCTCGACGTCCTCCACCAGCCCGGTGATCACCGCGAGCCCGAGCTCGTCGTCACCGCTGTCGCCGCCCCCGGCAGTGCCGCCGGCGCCGACAGCCGATACGCCGTCGGACCCGCCCCGAAGGCCGGCCTCGTCCTCGACCTCGATGAGGAAACGCTTCTCCTGCTCGATCAGCGCCACCCGGACAGCGCCGTCCGAACCACTGCGCCGGTGCAGACCGACCGCACGGGAACACGCCTCGCCCACGGCGAGCCGCACCTCGTCGAGCACCGACTCGTCCACCCCGGCGCGTCTGGCCACCGCGGCAGCCACCAGCCGGGCGGTGCGCACGTGCTCGGGAAGCGCGCTGAATCGAAGTTCGACGGTTGCCATCTCTCCCCCTCCGGGGTTGCTCCCAGCCCGGCCCGGGAGTGGCGGCTCAGCGCGGACTCCTCGGGCGGCGAGGGCGATGCCTGGCCGTCCGCCCGGCGGGGCGCACGAAGCAACCCCGCCGGACGCACGGCGAGTCAGGACGCGATCGAGCGATCGCGCGGTACGCGATCAGGCGATCGCGGTCAGTCGGTCGCCGCGACGGCCTCGTCCACCGAGTTGTGGATCGGGAACACCTTGGTCAGACCGGTGATCCGGAAGATCTTCAGGATGCACTCCTGGTTGCAGACCAGGCGCAGCGAACCCTCGTGCGCACGCACCCGCTTCAGGCCGCCAACCAGGACGCCCAGACCGGTCGAGTCGAGGAAGTCAACGCCCTCCATGTCGACAACCAGGTGGTAATTGCCCTCGTTGACGAGCTCAACAAGCTGCTCGCGCAGCTTGGGGGCGGTGTACACATCGATCTCGCCGCCAACCTCGACGACCGTGCGATCACCGACTGTACGGGTCGACAGGGACAGGTCCACGGAACCTCCAGCACCTTGCCTTGCTACGTCATTGCGATCATCGGCCAGGCGGCCGCCACCGCGCTGGTCGCAGTGCCTGGGCGCGGCAAACCGGCAGGTCGGAGGCCCCAGCAATGCGACCCTCGGCCATGCGGCCGTCACGGGCTCATTCAACCACCTGCGACCATGCCCGCACGATGGCTTAGGGCGATTCTCCGTCACGCCGGTGACACACTGGGTCCTCATGCCACCCCGTCACCAACCGCCCGAGGCCTTGCTCGAGACCCTGTCCACCGAGCGCGGACGGTCCGACCGCCTCACCCATACGGAGCATCTGCCCGCCCGGGAGGCCCGCTACGCGCCTTGGCCGACGGCAATCCGGACCGAGATCGTCGCGGCCGCCGCAGGGCTCGGGGTCGGGCTGCCGTGGGCGCACCAGGCCGAGGCGATGGATCTGGCCAAAAACGGACAAAGTGTGGTGATTGCCACAGGGACCGCCTCGGGCAAGTCGCTCGGCTACCTGGCCCCGGTGCTGAGCGACCTCCTGGACGGGACCGAGGCGCCCAACGGGCGGGGCGCGACCGCGCTGTACCTGGCGCCGACCAAGGCGCTCGCCGCCGACCAGCGCCGACGGGCCGCCGAACTCGTCCCGCCCCGGGTCCGGGTCGCCCTGTACGACGGCGACACCCCGCCGGAGGAACGCGAGTGGGTCCGCCAGTACGCCTCGTACGTGCTGACCAACCCGGACATGCTGCACCGGGGGATCCTGCCCGCCCATCCACGCTGGTCCACCTTCCTGAAGGCGCTGAAGTACGTCGTCGTGGACGAGTGCCACAGCTACCGGGGGGTCTTCGGCTCGCACGTCGCCCAGGTATTGCGTCGCCTGCGCCGGCTCGCCGCCCGCTACGGCGCGTCGCCCACCTTCCTGCTCGCCTCGGCCACCACGGCCGAGCCCGCCGTCACCGCCCGTCGGCTGACCGGCGTGCCCGCGACCGCCGTCACCGACGACGCCTCCCCGCGCGGGCCGATGGTCTTCGCCCTCTGGGAGCCGCCGCTCACCGAGAACGTCGGCGAGCACGGCGCCCCGGTCCGGCGCACGGCCACCGCCGAGGCCGGGTACCTGCTCACCGACCTGGTCGGGGCCGGCACCCGCACCGTGGTCTTCGTCCGGTCCCGCCGGGCCGCCGAACTGGTCGCCCTCCAGGCGCAGGACCAGCTCGGCTCCCCGCTCGCCGCCCGGGTCGCCGCGTACCGGGGCGGCTATCTGGCCGAGGAACGCCGCGCCCTGGAGCGCGAGCTCCACTCCGGGCGACTGCTGGGGCTCGCCTCCACCTCCGCCCTCGAACTCGGCGTGGACGTCTCCGGCCTGGACGCCGTCCTGCTGGCCGGGTACCCCGGCACCCGGGCGTCGCTGTGGCAGCAGGCCGGCCGGGCCGGCCGCGAGGCCCAAGGCGCCCTCGCCGTCCTGATCGCCCGGGACGACCCGCTGGACACCTACCTGGTCCACCACCCCGAGGCGCTGTTCGCCAACCCGGTCGAGGCCACCGTGCTGGACCCGGACAACCCGCACGTCCTCGCCCCACACCTGTGCGCCGCCGCCGCGGAGCTCCCGCTCACCGACTCCGACCTCGAGCTCTTCGGCCCGTCCACCGCCCAGCTGCTGCCGGTGCTGGAGCGGCGCGGCCTGCTGCGCCGCCGACCGGACGGCTCCTGGTACTGGACCCGCCGCGAACGCGCCGCGGACCGCGTCGACCTGCGGGGCAGCGGCGGCAGCCCGGTGCAGATCGTCGAGGCGGACACCGGACGGCTGCTCGGCACCGTCGACGCCGCGGCCTCCCACACCACGGTGCACACCGGCGCCGTCCACCTCCATCAGGGCCGCACCTACCTGGTCCGCGACCTCGACCTGGACGCGTCGGTCGCCCTGGTCGCCCTCGCAGACCCGCCGTACACCACCTCCGCCCGGGACATCACCTCGATCTCCGTCCTCTCCACCGACACCACCGAGGAGTGGGGCGAGGCCAC from Kitasatospora terrestris includes the following:
- a CDS encoding DEAD/DEAH box helicase; its protein translation is MPPRHQPPEALLETLSTERGRSDRLTHTEHLPAREARYAPWPTAIRTEIVAAAAGLGVGLPWAHQAEAMDLAKNGQSVVIATGTASGKSLGYLAPVLSDLLDGTEAPNGRGATALYLAPTKALAADQRRRAAELVPPRVRVALYDGDTPPEEREWVRQYASYVLTNPDMLHRGILPAHPRWSTFLKALKYVVVDECHSYRGVFGSHVAQVLRRLRRLAARYGASPTFLLASATTAEPAVTARRLTGVPATAVTDDASPRGPMVFALWEPPLTENVGEHGAPVRRTATAEAGYLLTDLVGAGTRTVVFVRSRRAAELVALQAQDQLGSPLAARVAAYRGGYLAEERRALERELHSGRLLGLASTSALELGVDVSGLDAVLLAGYPGTRASLWQQAGRAGREAQGALAVLIARDDPLDTYLVHHPEALFANPVEATVLDPDNPHVLAPHLCAAAAELPLTDSDLELFGPSTAQLLPVLERRGLLRRRPDGSWYWTRRERAADRVDLRGSGGSPVQIVEADTGRLLGTVDAAASHTTVHTGAVHLHQGRTYLVRDLDLDASVALVALADPPYTTSARDITSISVLSTDTTEEWGEATLSFGSVEVVNQVVGYLRKRIATGEILGESKLDLPPRTLRTRAVWWSVTEDQLLDADIPLDLLPGAAHAAEHALIGLLPLFATCDRWDIGGVSVPLHPDTGLPTVFVYDGHSGGAGFAERGFRRAVEWLTATRDAISACECERGCPSCVQSPKCGNGNDPLDKAAAVRLLDILLAGAPRPQGPPSGAKARNGQDTGANDAPDEDHARDAGDAPDPSDARGGSDDPDRSGTRGGSDDPDRSGAPDRSGDAVGTGESGGAGAAPAAPGTDAGPAAPDPAGPGTG
- a CDS encoding class I SAM-dependent methyltransferase, which translates into the protein MTSSPVAPAPVLDSSRLAKLREALLAASFTADGCLDLLGPTAYAALARSEAVPALRATRGGSPLETLVLLFLLQQPVPYAAAAVALPVEDCLADGWLVRDGEQVRATVDVRPYANEVAGLPSADAWVVSDLGCAVGGAGGIGSGETAAGIARRDLVLGVGGASTTLANLTVRRPVREALDLGSGSGVQALHAARHAQRVTATDLNPRALHFTRLTLALSGFENTATAEGSLFEPVGDRRFDLIVSNPPFVISPAGRFTYRDGGMAGDELCRSVVRGAAAHLEPGGYCHLLANWQHVKGEDWQERLAGWVAGTGLDAWVVQREVQDAAQYAELWLRDGGDHRGPGSDYQDRYGEWLDTFEAAGVEGIGFGWITLRASGASDPTVRIEEWPHPVEQPLGPHIESWFARQDFLREHDDAGLLAARFVLADEVVQEQVGAPGAEDPEHVILRHNRGMRRATKVDTVGAGFVGVCDGTLAAGEIVDAIAQLLGEEKVVLRDRVPESLRLLTEQGFIEPAV
- a CDS encoding small secreted protein; this translates as MNKRLLTVSALGALLAFGAVACSGDDSEQLNGWAKSVCDAAQDPTAKSRAALADSTKVIPGEAPADLQKRLSAGLATLGASSQQLADAVDKAGAPKVDDGAKLQQDAVGELRQAAQGYQEAQKKLDGLPTADQAKFADGLRSVGDQVQQLSQQSTQAMQKLQSGALGDAIKKQPGCKASAPAASGTGTGTGTGTGTGADASAGASAGAGPSPSAAQSGGAAPAASGSAKPSASASASG
- the bldG gene encoding anti-sigma factor antagonist BldG yields the protein MDLSLSTRTVGDRTVVEVGGEIDVYTAPKLREQLVELVNEGNYHLVVDMEGVDFLDSTGLGVLVGGLKRVRAHEGSLRLVCNQECILKIFRITGLTKVFPIHNSVDEAVAATD
- a CDS encoding ATP-binding protein, translating into MATVELRFSALPEHVRTARLVAAAVARRAGVDESVLDEVRLAVGEACSRAVGLHRRSGSDGAVRVALIEQEKRFLIEVEDEAGLRGGSDGVSAVGAGGTAGGGDSGDDELGLAVITGLVEDVEVGKGSDGGVIRMSWPVSTATVEV
- the topA gene encoding type I DNA topoisomerase, with amino-acid sequence MSPSSETAHGKRLVIVESPAKAKTIKGYLGPGYIVEASVGHIRDLPGTAAEVPDEYTGEVRRLGVDVEHDFAPIYVVNPDKKSQVTKLKSLLKESDELYLATDEDREGEAIAWHLQEVLKPKVPVHRMVFHEITKDAIQEAVRNPRDLNQRLVDAQETRRILDRLYGYEVSPVLWKKVMPKLSAGRVQSVATRLVVERERERMAFRSASYWDLIATFATGRTAADAANPESFGARLVGVDGKRIATGRDFGQDGQLKTANTLHLDEQAARALAAALEQTAFSVRSVESKPYRRSPYAPFRTTTLQQEASRKLGFGAKRTMQVAQKLYENGFITYMRTDSTTLSDTAISAARAQVTQLYGADYLPDAPRTYASKVKNAQEAHEAIRPSGDRFRTPAETGLAGDDFRLYELIWMRTVASQMKDAVGQSVTVRVGGRSADGRDVEFSASGKIITFHGFLKAYVEGADDPNAELDDRERRLPQVTEGDPLAADRLTPEGHATKPPARYTEASLVKELEDREIGRPSTYASIIDTIINRKYVFKKGTALVPSFLSFAVVNLLEKHFGRLVDYDFTAKMEDDLDRIAAGQAESVPWLKRFYFGEGEGAGTAAEAGNGDGDHLGGLKELVTDLGAIDAREISSFPIAEGLVLRVGRYGPYVEKVSEVEGEAGRRADIPDDLPPDELTVELAEELLAKPSGERALGTDPVSGNPLVAKDGRYGPYVTEVLPEGTPKTGKNAVKPRTASLFKTMSLDTVTLEDALRLLSLPRVVGNDAEGNEITAQNGRYGPYLKRGTDSRSLTSEDQLLTITLEEALAIYAQPKQRGRAAAAAPLKELGTDPVSERPVVVKDGRFGPYVTDGETNATLRKDDEVETITPERGYELLAEKRARGPVKKAAKKAPAKKTTAKATATKTAATKTAAKKTAAKKTVAKKTATKKTAAKKTVASKSAASAPDEG
- a CDS encoding DUF3592 domain-containing protein; this translates as METPTALAGGVVLTLFGGALLLWCAVELRLRHRLRRHGIPATARVVADVDPYGMRPDEGFGTLDSSPLLAYTALDGAVAGGPLPGAAPAGGRLPGATPAAGAGAGGTERRRPVGGCELRAVEEGSGPSRSVLARPRGHTPLRRPLRLVPGALVQVAYDPRRPSRVVLAAHEDVPTVPADLFWSLLGIAALAGGATLLATVAR
- a CDS encoding cyclophilin-like fold protein encodes the protein MRIRILWPAGQATAELPSTPTAEALWAALPIASRANTWGEEVYFDTAINVEREPDAEQVVEPGTVAFWTDGDSLALPFGPTPVSRDGECRLASACNVLGTLDQDPQVLRTVRSGDSIRVERA